One Lentimicrobiaceae bacterium genomic window carries:
- a CDS encoding T9SS type A sorting domain-containing protein yields MKIKNLILTFLVVAVLGSLNAQNWVGIHSDQPTAAETTLVSSSASGSVVSFTLEGFNLNTVSTPRGDAFVVSVPGATPLLEKGMPDLPKLTASLVIPDQANMKVRVISSEYIDYPFMDVAPSKGNFTRDINPADVAYEYSRAYSRNEFYPSTQASLREPYILRDYRGQTVVVSPFAYNPVTRILRVYHHLTVEVVSDGNSTDNVLVRTSIPEKTETEYAKIYKRHFLNMQDGSRYTPLEEQGNMLIICYGAFMPDMQDFVNWKRTIGIPTEMVDVASIGANAAAIKTFVADYYANNGLTYLLLVGDNAQIPTVTTGSIGGPSDHAYGYLVGNDHYPDIFVGRFSAETAAQVQTMVNRTITYEQNPDVTNDWFSKGVAIGSDQGPGDDGEYDYQHQRNIRTDLLGFTYTAVSELYDGSQGGEDLPGNPNSTTVANAVNPGSSIINYTGHGSQTSWGTTGFSNSGVNALTNNNMWPFIWSVACVNGDFQNSTCFAEAWLRASNANGPTGAVATLMSTINQSWNPPMEGQDEMNDILVESYAENIKRTFGGISMNGCMKMNDTYGSGGNEMTDTWLIFGDPSLMVRTALPVALNVTHEDVAFIGSSQFVVNCDVENAFACLTMDGEILGTAPVVGGVATIEIPTLNNVGTMKLAVTAFNHLPYITDITILPLEGAYVVFNSVEINDAEGNNNQLLDYNETVALSVGLKNVGTVEVADVMVTISSTDEYVVLGDSTELYPLIGSEETVVITDGFSFSIGSNVPEGHVVRFQYSAVSGDDEWTGSFAIIAHSVILNYAGTEITDEQGNNNGKADPGETFNLNVSVKNEGSSTAYNVTGVLASDDEYVMLNVDSLNFGTINADEILTGAFEVTALPTTPTGHIAEFTLNLSADGGFEATATITIVIGQIPVLIIDLDGNHNSGPAIKTCLSNLSVSSDYVTAWPAALSTYQSVFVCLGVYSNNAVLTNEQGQMLADFMNANGSVYMEGGDTWAYNTATPAHPMFMIDGDTDGASDLNTLNGMEGTLTEGMSFAYTGDNSYIDRLLPLQTATPIFQNSSPSYYSAIAYDGGTYKTIGSSFEFSGLQDASNRSVKDSLMMQYLQFFGINSAAPLLANFVASETLLCPNESVTFSDFSAGSVTSWAWSFPGGIPDTSNEQNPVVTYPEDGTYTVSLTVSDGTNNSTVVKEGYIVVDICEGINNPENRNSLLIYPNPARESFVISANGFNGNSNVRLFNATGVEVYSGVISAEGLTEINVAGLAAGIYMLSVENMNYHKVVKLVVE; encoded by the coding sequence ATGAAAATAAAAAATCTGATTCTTACATTTTTAGTTGTCGCCGTTCTGGGCAGTTTAAATGCCCAGAACTGGGTTGGAATTCATTCCGACCAGCCGACTGCTGCTGAAACCACGTTGGTTTCTTCATCTGCCTCCGGATCTGTTGTTTCCTTTACCCTTGAAGGATTCAACCTGAACACAGTAAGTACTCCCCGCGGAGATGCTTTTGTGGTTTCGGTTCCCGGAGCAACTCCCCTTTTGGAAAAAGGCATGCCTGATTTACCCAAACTTACCGCTTCTCTTGTTATTCCGGATCAGGCCAATATGAAAGTCAGGGTAATAAGCTCTGAATATATCGACTATCCTTTCATGGATGTAGCACCTTCGAAAGGAAACTTCACCCGCGACATAAACCCTGCCGACGTTGCTTATGAATACAGCAGAGCTTATTCTCGCAATGAGTTTTATCCCAGTACACAGGCTTCTCTTCGCGAGCCATATATTCTTCGCGATTATCGCGGTCAAACTGTGGTTGTAAGCCCATTTGCCTATAATCCTGTTACCAGAATCCTGCGTGTATATCATCACCTTACCGTTGAAGTTGTAAGCGATGGAAATTCTACTGACAACGTACTTGTTCGTACCAGCATTCCTGAAAAAACAGAAACAGAATATGCCAAAATCTACAAAAGACATTTTCTGAATATGCAGGATGGCAGCCGTTATACTCCACTCGAAGAGCAGGGGAATATGCTGATTATCTGCTACGGTGCCTTTATGCCCGATATGCAGGACTTTGTAAACTGGAAACGCACCATCGGTATTCCTACCGAAATGGTTGATGTAGCTTCTATTGGAGCCAATGCTGCAGCGATTAAAACCTTTGTTGCTGACTATTATGCAAACAACGGGCTCACCTATTTACTTCTTGTTGGCGATAATGCCCAGATTCCTACTGTAACTACTGGCAGCATCGGAGGCCCGTCTGATCATGCTTACGGATATCTGGTTGGAAATGACCATTATCCGGACATCTTTGTTGGCCGTTTCTCCGCTGAAACTGCCGCTCAGGTTCAAACTATGGTAAATCGTACAATTACTTACGAGCAAAATCCTGACGTAACCAATGACTGGTTCTCAAAAGGCGTTGCCATTGGCTCAGATCAGGGACCTGGTGATGACGGAGAATACGATTATCAGCATCAGCGCAACATCCGTACAGATTTATTAGGATTCACTTATACCGCTGTTAGCGAACTTTATGATGGCAGCCAGGGTGGTGAAGACCTCCCGGGTAACCCCAACTCAACAACTGTAGCCAATGCCGTAAATCCCGGCAGCTCAATTATTAATTATACCGGTCACGGAAGTCAGACTTCATGGGGAACTACTGGTTTCTCCAATAGTGGTGTAAATGCACTTACCAATAACAATATGTGGCCTTTTATCTGGTCTGTTGCTTGTGTAAACGGCGATTTCCAGAATAGCACCTGCTTTGCTGAAGCCTGGCTGAGAGCCTCTAACGCCAACGGTCCAACCGGCGCTGTTGCTACCCTTATGTCAACCATCAACCAAAGCTGGAACCCTCCGATGGAAGGTCAGGATGAAATGAACGACATTCTTGTTGAAAGTTATGCCGAAAACATCAAACGTACTTTTGGTGGTATTTCAATGAATGGTTGTATGAAAATGAATGACACCTATGGCTCTGGTGGTAATGAAATGACCGATACATGGCTCATTTTCGGCGACCCTTCTCTGATGGTTCGCACTGCATTACCTGTAGCACTTAATGTAACTCATGAAGATGTTGCATTTATAGGCTCCAGCCAGTTTGTAGTTAACTGCGACGTAGAAAATGCCTTTGCTTGTCTTACCATGGATGGCGAAATTCTGGGAACAGCTCCAGTTGTTGGTGGTGTGGCAACCATTGAAATCCCAACACTCAACAATGTTGGAACCATGAAACTTGCAGTTACTGCTTTCAATCACCTGCCTTATATTACTGATATTACCATTCTTCCGCTCGAAGGCGCCTATGTAGTATTTAACAGCGTTGAAATTAACGATGCTGAAGGTAATAACAACCAGTTACTTGACTATAACGAAACAGTCGCATTGTCAGTCGGACTTAAAAATGTTGGTACTGTTGAAGTTGCTGACGTGATGGTTACAATTTCAAGCACCGACGAATATGTTGTTCTTGGCGATTCAACAGAACTCTATCCTCTTATCGGATCAGAAGAGACTGTGGTTATTACTGATGGTTTCAGTTTTAGCATTGGCAGTAATGTTCCTGAAGGCCATGTGGTTAGATTTCAGTATAGTGCCGTTTCAGGTGACGATGAGTGGACAGGAAGTTTTGCCATCATCGCCCACTCTGTTATTCTAAACTATGCCGGCACAGAAATCACTGACGAACAAGGTAACAACAACGGAAAAGCTGATCCGGGTGAAACCTTTAATCTGAATGTTTCAGTGAAAAACGAAGGCTCCTCAACAGCTTACAATGTTACAGGAGTGCTTGCTTCAGATGATGAATATGTAATGCTGAATGTTGACAGCCTGAATTTTGGCACTATCAATGCCGATGAAATCCTGACGGGAGCTTTTGAAGTTACAGCTTTACCAACTACTCCTACCGGGCACATTGCTGAATTCACCCTTAATCTTTCAGCTGACGGAGGTTTTGAAGCCACTGCAACGATTACCATTGTAATTGGTCAGATTCCTGTATTAATTATTGACCTTGACGGTAATCACAATTCAGGTCCGGCCATTAAAACCTGCCTTTCAAACTTATCAGTTTCTTCTGATTATGTAACGGCATGGCCTGCTGCATTGAGCACATATCAATCAGTATTTGTATGTCTGGGTGTTTATTCCAACAATGCAGTACTTACAAATGAACAAGGACAGATGCTTGCCGATTTTATGAATGCAAACGGCAGTGTTTATATGGAAGGTGGCGATACCTGGGCTTACAATACAGCAACTCCGGCTCACCCCATGTTTATGATTGATGGCGACACAGATGGCGCCAGCGATTTAAACACACTCAACGGAATGGAAGGCACACTGACAGAAGGAATGTCATTTGCTTATACAGGTGACAATAGCTATATCGATAGATTATTGCCCTTGCAAACAGCTACACCTATTTTCCAGAACTCATCACCTTCCTACTATAGTGCTATTGCCTACGATGGCGGAACCTATAAAACTATTGGTTCTTCATTTGAGTTCAGCGGACTTCAGGACGCATCCAACCGTTCTGTTAAAGACTCGCTGATGATGCAATACCTTCAGTTCTTTGGAATTAACAGCGCAGCTCCTCTTCTTGCCAACTTCGTTGCCAGTGAAACACTTCTTTGCCCTAATGAATCTGTTACTTTCTCTGATTTCTCTGCCGGAAGTGTAACTTCATGGGCATGGAGCTTCCCGGGAGGTATTCCTGACACTTCAAACGAGCAAAATCCTGTGGTTACTTATCCTGAAGACGGAACATACACCGTTTCCCTCACCGTAAGTGATGGAACCAACAACAGCACTGTTGTCAAAGAAGGATATATTGTAGTTGATATTTGCGAAGGAATTAACAATCCTGAAAACAGAAATTCACTTCTGATATATCCGAATCCTGCCCGCGAAAGTTTCGTAATCTCAGCCAATGGATTTAACGGAAACTCTAACGTCAGACTGTTCAATGCCACAGGTGTTGAAGTGTATTCTGGCGTAATTAGCGCTGAAGGATTAACCGAAATCAATGTTGCTGGACTTGCAGCCGGCATTTACATGCTTTCTGTTGAAAATATGAATTATCATAAAGTGGTAAAACTGGTGGTTGAATAA
- a CDS encoding T9SS type A sorting domain-containing protein, translating into MKKALLFIAISFATVALLLTGNVSTAQVVLKQNGKTGISVEQTDFAGMRVKSTLSSLNNLEVNTDKGLFTEISANGYSYAVEEGYPKLPVMRKLIEVPVGASIEIDVVSYDVREYNLNDLGINSRIIPAQAPVAKNQTEEIPLLINNKVYGSNSFYGKELASAEILGFMRGTRMARLDISPVEYNPVSGVIRVYDNLVVNVRFLNGNYAETQLLKEKTRSPYFGGLNATLLNDIKVGNSSRENFTRYPIKYLIVSDPMFQETLQPFIQWKTRKGFNVVEAYTNQPEVGTTTTSIKNYLQGVYNAGTPEDPAPTFVLFVGDVAQIPAFSQGGHVSDLYYCEYTNDDLPEMYYGRFSATNIAQLQPQIDKTLMYEQYQFPDPSFLGECVMISGVDAGNAPTYGNGQINYGTTYYFNEAHGLLSHTYLYPESGSSASAIIQNVSNGVAYGNYTAHGSSSGWADPGFEISDIPGLQNDGKYPLLVGNCCLTSTYNTNCFGEELLRASHKGAVGYIGASNSSYWDEDYYFGVGVGAIMVNPTYEATTLGNYDRAFHDHGEPFSEWYTSQGQMLFAGNLAVTESGSSRTTYYWEIYCLMGDPSLTIYMGVPDEMTVSYEPLMPLQTTEFTVTAEPYAYVAISKDGVLYGSALADEFGVAVVTLNPISVPGDAEVIVTAQNKQPFIGSVIVASPEGPYVMLQSQSVNDAGANNNQLPEYAESFGFNMALKNVGNSEGANITVTLSTTSPYVTIDQNVETWPNIAPGAIVEMENAFEVTASEWLPDQTPVVFNLEITDGTETWNSSYTVKLNAPELEASNLLIDDASGNNNGRLDPGENVIISVPVNNIGHCEALETVSHLFTDSDGIAIDFIEYQIGNIPGSESMNAVYNVSISPDIEIGTSINLYFTASAGLYNVSKSYTPSVGLIIEDFETGDFTAFDWVNSSTIPWTITNSSVNSGTFAAKSGAISHNGSTTLQITMEVAAADNISFSRMVSSESGYDYLKFYIDGTEKGSWSGDVAWSVVSVPVTAGTHTFKWTYSKDNSVSNGQDAAFIDDILFPSGNAGGSSTELTATAFAYPAQLCMGGSGQLFAFVKNADGDVTYSWTPAELLNDATLFNPIATLTESTTFQLTIADGLATANTELALEVIPVPETPVIEQNQNQLISSAAEGNQWYNREGPIEGAVDQIFEPVVSDYYHVVVSSAAGCESEASNEIYMTVVGVETVDAENALVLYPNPFRNQLHINFNLKQANSAKISVVNLLGQEIMQLGNYTQLQSGSHSLTVSAENLKPGIYFIKLVSGDFSAVRKVVLSE; encoded by the coding sequence ATGAAAAAAGCTTTACTTTTTATCGCAATTAGTTTTGCTACAGTAGCTTTGTTGCTTACTGGAAATGTATCTACCGCACAGGTAGTACTAAAACAAAACGGGAAAACCGGAATTTCGGTCGAGCAAACTGACTTTGCCGGAATGAGGGTTAAAAGCACTCTTTCTTCTCTCAACAATCTGGAAGTAAACACCGACAAAGGCTTGTTTACAGAGATTTCAGCCAACGGATACAGTTATGCCGTGGAAGAAGGTTATCCAAAACTTCCGGTAATGCGCAAGCTAATTGAAGTACCGGTAGGTGCGAGCATCGAAATTGATGTTGTTAGCTACGATGTCAGAGAGTATAATCTGAACGATCTTGGAATTAACAGCCGCATTATTCCTGCCCAGGCTCCGGTTGCAAAAAATCAAACGGAAGAAATTCCCCTGCTCATCAACAATAAAGTTTATGGAAGCAACAGTTTTTACGGCAAGGAATTAGCTTCAGCCGAAATCCTTGGTTTTATGCGTGGAACACGCATGGCTCGTCTTGACATTTCTCCTGTAGAATACAATCCGGTAAGTGGTGTAATCAGGGTTTACGACAACCTGGTAGTGAATGTCAGATTTTTGAATGGCAATTACGCTGAAACCCAACTTTTAAAAGAAAAAACCCGCTCTCCATATTTTGGCGGATTAAATGCAACCCTGCTTAACGATATTAAAGTTGGAAACAGTTCACGCGAAAATTTCACCCGCTACCCTATCAAATATCTCATCGTTTCCGATCCTATGTTCCAGGAAACCTTACAACCATTTATTCAATGGAAAACCCGCAAAGGATTTAATGTTGTTGAAGCTTATACCAACCAGCCTGAAGTTGGAACAACCACTACTTCCATTAAAAATTACCTCCAGGGTGTTTACAATGCCGGCACACCAGAAGACCCCGCTCCAACCTTTGTTCTTTTTGTAGGTGACGTAGCTCAGATTCCGGCATTCAGTCAGGGCGGACACGTATCTGACCTTTATTACTGCGAATACACCAACGACGATCTTCCTGAAATGTATTATGGACGCTTTTCAGCCACCAATATTGCTCAGCTACAACCTCAAATTGATAAAACTTTGATGTATGAACAATACCAGTTCCCCGATCCTTCATTCCTGGGTGAATGTGTGATGATTTCAGGTGTTGATGCAGGAAACGCACCCACATACGGTAACGGACAAATCAACTACGGAACTACTTACTATTTTAATGAGGCTCATGGTTTATTAAGTCACACTTACCTTTATCCTGAATCAGGCAGCTCAGCATCCGCTATCATTCAAAATGTAAGCAATGGCGTGGCCTATGGCAACTACACCGCTCACGGAAGTTCAAGCGGTTGGGCTGATCCGGGTTTTGAAATTTCCGACATCCCTGGTCTGCAAAACGATGGTAAATATCCTTTGCTCGTTGGTAACTGCTGTCTCACCAGCACATATAACACCAATTGCTTCGGCGAAGAATTACTCAGAGCTTCACACAAAGGAGCAGTTGGTTATATCGGAGCATCAAACAGTTCATATTGGGACGAAGATTACTACTTTGGAGTTGGTGTTGGTGCCATTATGGTTAACCCCACTTATGAAGCCACTACTCTTGGTAATTATGACCGTGCTTTCCATGATCATGGCGAGCCTTTCAGCGAATGGTATACTTCACAGGGTCAGATGTTATTTGCAGGAAACCTTGCTGTTACCGAATCAGGATCATCAAGAACAACCTATTACTGGGAAATTTATTGCCTCATGGGCGATCCTTCACTTACCATTTACATGGGTGTCCCCGACGAAATGACTGTTTCGTATGAGCCACTTATGCCGCTGCAAACCACCGAATTTACCGTTACTGCCGAGCCTTATGCTTACGTTGCTATCTCTAAGGACGGCGTCCTTTACGGAAGTGCTTTGGCTGATGAATTTGGAGTGGCTGTTGTTACACTTAATCCTATCAGTGTTCCCGGCGATGCTGAAGTTATTGTTACCGCTCAGAACAAACAACCATTTATCGGTTCTGTTATAGTAGCTTCACCTGAAGGCCCATACGTAATGTTGCAATCACAATCGGTAAATGATGCTGGCGCCAACAATAACCAATTGCCTGAATATGCCGAATCTTTTGGTTTCAACATGGCTTTGAAAAATGTTGGTAACTCCGAAGGTGCCAATATTACCGTAACTTTATCAACTACTTCACCTTACGTTACCATTGATCAGAATGTTGAAACATGGCCAAACATTGCCCCTGGTGCAATAGTTGAAATGGAAAACGCTTTTGAAGTAACAGCCTCAGAATGGTTACCTGACCAGACCCCGGTTGTATTTAACCTGGAAATTACCGACGGAACTGAAACCTGGAACTCCAGTTATACAGTAAAATTAAACGCACCTGAACTTGAAGCTTCAAACCTTCTGATTGATGATGCCTCCGGTAATAACAACGGTCGTCTCGATCCGGGTGAAAATGTAATTATCTCTGTTCCTGTTAACAATATCGGTCATTGCGAAGCCCTTGAAACTGTTTCACATTTATTTACCGACAGCGATGGCATCGCAATTGATTTCATTGAATATCAGATTGGAAATATCCCGGGAAGCGAAAGCATGAATGCTGTTTATAACGTTTCAATTAGTCCTGATATTGAAATCGGCACCAGCATCAACCTTTACTTCACAGCATCAGCCGGATTATACAATGTATCAAAATCTTACACTCCATCAGTAGGTCTGATTATTGAAGATTTTGAAACTGGTGATTTTACAGCCTTCGATTGGGTAAATTCCAGCACAATCCCTTGGACCATTACGAATTCATCCGTTAACAGTGGAACATTTGCAGCCAAATCAGGCGCAATCTCTCACAATGGAAGTACCACCCTTCAAATTACCATGGAAGTGGCTGCTGCTGATAATATTTCTTTCTCAAGAATGGTTTCAAGCGAAAGTGGTTACGATTATCTTAAATTTTACATTGATGGCACTGAAAAAGGTTCATGGTCGGGCGATGTAGCCTGGAGTGTTGTTTCAGTTCCTGTAACAGCAGGTACACATACTTTCAAATGGACTTATTCAAAAGACAACAGCGTAAGCAATGGTCAGGATGCCGCATTTATTGATGATATCTTATTCCCGTCAGGAAATGCAGGTGGAAGTTCAACTGAGCTTACTGCTACAGCTTTTGCTTATCCGGCCCAACTTTGTATGGGAGGCTCAGGTCAGCTTTTCGCTTTTGTAAAAAATGCTGACGGAGACGTTACTTACAGCTGGACTCCTGCTGAACTCTTAAACGATGCCACTTTGTTTAACCCAATTGCCACTCTCACCGAATCAACAACATTCCAGTTAACCATTGCTGATGGTTTAGCCACTGCCAATACTGAACTGGCTCTTGAAGTTATACCTGTTCCGGAAACCCCGGTAATTGAGCAAAACCAGAACCAGTTAATTTCTAGTGCTGCAGAAGGCAATCAATGGTATAACCGTGAAGGTCCAATTGAAGGAGCTGTTGATCAGATATTTGAACCAGTTGTTTCTGATTATTACCATGTGGTTGTTTCTTCAGCTGCTGGTTGCGAATCAGAAGCTTCAAATGAAATATACATGACTGTTGTGGGCGTTGAAACAGTGGATGCTGAAAATGCACTTGTTTTATATCCAAACCCATTCCGCAATCAGCTTCACATCAATTTCAACCTGAAACAGGCCAATTCGGCAAAAATCAGTGTTGTAAATCTCCTCGGACAAGAAATTATGCAACTGGGCAATTATACTCAACTTCAGTCAGGTTCACATTCTTTAACCGTTTCTGCTGAAAATCTGAAACCCGGAATTTATTTTATCAAACTGGTTTCAGGCGATTTTTCTGCTGTACGTAAAGTCGTTTTGTCTGAATAA
- a CDS encoding ABC transporter permease, with product MRLPLYIAWRYLKSKKSHNVINIISGISVAGVTIGTMALVVVLSVFNGFESLVTSLFNSFDPPLKVSPASGKTFDSEAYPWDKIAGIQGVKAQTAVIEEKALLRYGTNQFLATLKGVDSSYSTWTGLDSMITAGSLMLTFKDQPLAVVGQGVAYYLGINLDDYEQQIEVYAPSRTSAPGANINQAFNRIDIRPSGIFSIQQDFDTKYVLVPLSFMRELLSYNKELTSVEIALNSNTGYESVQKQISKTLGQQYKIKNRFEQQETLYRIMRSEKWAIFLILSFILLIATFNVIGSLSMLIIDKRRDISVLHSLGADNRLIHRIFMSEGIMVSLSGAVAGLLLGAIICMIQQKFGLVKINAEGGSFLINAYPVLMQWKDFVYIFITVVLIGTAAAWIPVRNLGKIDTRSITRNSR from the coding sequence GTGAGATTACCGTTATACATTGCCTGGCGATACCTGAAATCGAAAAAATCACACAACGTGATCAACATCATTTCAGGAATTTCCGTGGCTGGTGTTACCATTGGTACAATGGCTCTGGTTGTGGTTCTTTCGGTGTTTAACGGTTTTGAAAGTTTGGTTACTTCTCTTTTCAATTCGTTTGATCCTCCCCTGAAGGTTAGTCCGGCCTCCGGCAAAACTTTTGACAGTGAGGCCTATCCGTGGGACAAAATAGCCGGCATTCAGGGTGTTAAAGCCCAAACTGCCGTTATTGAAGAGAAAGCTCTGCTTCGCTACGGAACCAATCAGTTTCTGGCCACTCTTAAAGGAGTTGATTCATCTTATTCAACCTGGACGGGACTGGACAGCATGATTACAGCCGGCAGCCTCATGCTTACTTTTAAAGATCAACCCCTTGCCGTGGTGGGACAGGGAGTTGCCTATTACCTGGGAATCAACCTGGATGATTATGAGCAGCAAATAGAAGTTTATGCTCCCAGCCGGACTTCGGCCCCCGGAGCCAATATCAATCAGGCATTTAACCGAATAGATATCAGGCCCTCAGGTATTTTCTCCATCCAACAGGATTTTGACACCAAATATGTTTTGGTTCCGTTATCGTTTATGCGCGAATTACTTTCATACAATAAAGAACTTACTTCTGTCGAAATTGCGCTTAATTCAAACACGGGTTACGAAAGTGTTCAGAAACAGATAAGCAAGACATTAGGACAACAATATAAGATAAAGAACAGGTTTGAGCAACAGGAAACCCTTTATCGTATCATGCGCTCCGAGAAATGGGCCATCTTTCTTATCCTTTCTTTTATTCTTTTAATAGCAACTTTCAACGTAATCGGCTCATTGTCAATGCTTATTATTGACAAACGCCGCGACATCTCTGTTTTACACAGCCTGGGTGCCGACAACAGGCTGATTCACCGGATATTTATGAGTGAAGGAATCATGGTTTCACTCAGCGGAGCCGTTGCCGGACTATTACTGGGTGCAATCATCTGTATGATACAACAAAAGTTCGGCCTGGTCAAAATCAATGCCGAAGGTGGCTCATTTCTTATCAATGCATATCCTGTGCTGATGCAATGGAAAGACTTTGTTTACATTTTTATAACTGTCGTATTGATTGGTACAGCGGCAGCATGGATTCCGGTAAGAAATCTCGGAAAAATAGATACACGGTCGATTACCAGAAATTCCCGCTAA
- a CDS encoding class I SAM-dependent methyltransferase, translated as MQYDPIKKSLGKVFNSTPVLRKLFYHLLDTLLLRTWHIHREIRKWASNNAGPREILDAGSGFGQYSYFLSGYDRQWKIKGVDVKQEQIDDCNGFFARAGRTNARFEPADLTTFTEPNHYDLILSVDVMEHIEEDVKVFENFYASLKPGGMVLISTPSDKGGSDVHDHGEGSFIEEHVRDGYNIDEIQEKLRKAGFSATEARYQYGCPGKIAWRLSMKYPILMLGFSKLLFVILPFYYLLVMPFCLILNYADTRIQHSEGTGLIVRAMK; from the coding sequence ATGCAATACGACCCGATTAAAAAATCCTTAGGCAAAGTATTTAACAGCACACCCGTGTTGCGCAAGTTGTTTTACCATCTGCTCGACACCCTTTTACTCAGAACCTGGCATATTCATCGCGAAATCAGAAAATGGGCTTCCAACAATGCCGGACCTCGTGAAATTCTGGATGCCGGATCAGGGTTTGGCCAATACAGTTATTTTCTCTCGGGATATGATCGCCAATGGAAAATAAAAGGTGTTGATGTAAAACAAGAGCAAATTGATGACTGCAATGGATTTTTTGCACGTGCCGGTCGCACCAATGCCCGTTTTGAACCAGCCGATCTTACAACATTTACAGAACCCAACCATTATGATCTTATTCTATCGGTTGATGTGATGGAGCATATTGAGGAAGATGTAAAGGTTTTTGAAAATTTCTATGCTTCGCTCAAGCCGGGTGGAATGGTTTTGATATCCACACCTTCTGACAAAGGAGGATCGGATGTGCATGACCATGGAGAAGGTTCTTTTATCGAAGAGCATGTGCGAGACGGTTACAACATTGATGAAATTCAGGAAAAACTCCGGAAAGCAGGCTTCTCGGCAACAGAAGCCCGATACCAGTATGGCTGCCCGGGCAAAATAGCCTGGCGTCTTTCAATGAAATATCCGATTCTGATGCTGGGCTTTTCAAAACTCCTTTTTGTCATTTTGCCGTTTTATTACTTGCTTGTCATGCCATTCTGCCTGATATTGAATTATGCCGATACCCGCATTCAGCACAGCGAAGGTACTGGCCTTATTGTCAGAGCTATGAAATAA
- the rbfA gene encoding 30S ribosome-binding factor RbfA, which produces MESKRQQKIARLLQKDLGEIFRIMAHDQLRGYLITVTKVNITPDMSLARVFLSLFGPGEKDEIFKAINHQKKEIRFQLGVRVKGQLRIIPDLEFIIDDSLDYIENIDKLLKA; this is translated from the coding sequence ATGGAATCAAAACGTCAGCAAAAGATAGCCAGGCTTTTGCAAAAAGACCTGGGAGAAATTTTTCGTATAATGGCCCACGACCAGTTGCGTGGATACCTTATCACGGTAACAAAAGTGAATATTACACCAGACATGTCGCTGGCCAGGGTTTTCCTCAGCCTCTTCGGTCCTGGTGAAAAAGATGAGATTTTTAAAGCCATCAACCATCAGAAAAAAGAAATCAGGTTTCAACTGGGTGTAAGGGTGAAAGGTCAGCTCAGAATTATTCCTGACCTTGAGTTTATTATTGATGACTCACTTGATTACATCGAAAATATTGACAAACTGCTGAAAGCATAG